Below is a window of Chloroflexota bacterium DNA.
CCGCCCGAATCCGCCGTTACGCTGGTGCAGGGGGTGCTAGAGGGGGGCTGGGCGCTGCGGTCATCGCCCGATGGCCCGGCCGAGGCGCTGCTCCTCACGGACACCGAACTGTTCGGCTGGGCAAAGCCCGAACCGCGTCGTCCGCGTCCGCGCCGCGCACCTTCGCCCGAGGCCTTTTTCGCCGATGTGAAGCCCGGCGACTATGTGGTGCACGTGGAGCAGGGCATCGGCATCTTCCGAGGTCTGGTGCGCCTGACCGTGGACGGGGCCGAGCGCGAGTACCTGCAGGTGGACTTCCAGGGGGCCGACAAACTCTACGTGCCCATTGACCAGGCGGACCGACTCAGCCGCTATGTGGGGGCCACGGACAGGCCGCCGCCGTTGAGCCGCCTGGGAACCGCCGACTGGACGCTGGTCAAGGCCAGGGCCAAGCGTGCGGTTACCAGCATCGCCAAGGAGTTGCTGGAACTGTACTCGGCGCGGCAGGTGGTGGGCGGGCACGCCTTCTCGTCCGACACGCCGTGGCAGGCCGATCTGGAGGCGGCGTTCCCCTATGTGGAGACCGAGGATCAACTGAACGCGGTGCGCGCCGTCAAGGCTGACATGGAGCGGCCCTATCCCATGGACCGCCTCATCTGCGGCGACGTGGGCTACGGCAAGACCGAGGTGGCCTTGCGGGCCGCGTTCAAGGCGGTGATGGACGGCAAACAGGTGGCGGTTCTCGTCCCCACCACGGTGCTGGCGCAGCAGCACTACGAGACCTTCCGCGAGCGGATGAAGCCGTTTCCCGTGGAAGTGGAGATGCTGTCCCGCTTCCGCAGCAAGCGGGAACAGCAGCAGGTCATTCAGCGGCTGGCCACGGGCCGCGTGGACATCGTCATCGGCACTCACCGCCTGTTGCAGAAAGACGTGCAGTTCAAGGACCTGGGGCTGCTCATCGTGGACGAGGAGCAGCGGTTCGGCGTGGCCCACAAGGAGTGGCTGAAGCAGAAGCGGCGCGAGGTGGACGTGCTCACCCTCACGGCGACGCCGATTCCGCGCACGCTGTACATGTCGCTGACGGGCGCGCGCGACATGAGCACCATTGACACGCCACCCGAGGATCGCCTGCCCATCAAGACCTATGTGGGCGAGTACGACGAGGCGCTGATTCGCCGCGCCATCCTGCGCGAACTGAACCGCGGCGGCCAGGTGTACTTCGTCCACAACCGCGTGCAGGGCATCCGCCAGGTGGCGCAACGGGTGGCCCGCCTCGTGCCCGAGGCCACCGTTGGCGTGGGGCATGGGCAAATGCCCGAGGCCGACCTGGAGCGCGTGATGCTGGATTTCGCCGCGGGCAAGTTGGACGTGCTGGTGTGCACGTCCATCATAGAGAGCGGGCTGGACATCCCCAACGCCAACACCATCATTATCAACCGCGCGGACCAGTTCGGGCTGGCGCAATTGTACCAACTGCGGGGGCGCGTGGGACGCAGCACCCAACGGGCCTACGCCTACCTGCTGTACCCGCGCCACCAGCCGCTGAGCGGCATCGCCCGCAAGCGCCTGGACACCATCATGGAGGCCAGCGAACTGGGCGCGGGGTTCCGCATCGCCATGCGCGACCTGGAGATCCGCGGCGCGGGCGAATTGCTGGGGGCGCGCCAGCATGGGCACATCAGCGCCGTGGGGTTTGACCTGTACTGCCGCCTGTTGGCCCAGGCCGTGCGCGAACTGAAGGGCGAAAGCCCGCCGCGGGTGCTGGACGAGACAGCGCTGTACGTGAGGCCGCTCCAGTCGGCCACGCAGTTGAACCTGCCGTTGGCGGCGTACCTGCCCGAGTCGTACATCCCCGACGAGGCGATGCGGCTGCAGTTGTACCGCAGGTTCGCAGGCGCGGGGCCACTGGAAGACCTGGACCGCCTGGCCCAGGAGATGGAAGACCGCTTCGGCTCCATGCCGCCGGAGGCCTGCAATCTGCTGTATCTGATGCGGGTCAAGGCGCTGGCCACGCGCTGCGACGTGCGCGCCATCGGGCAAGAGGCCGAGCAGATCGTGGTGCGGGCGGGGTGGCTCTATGAGGCGCCCGAGGCCGAACTGCGGCAGCGCCTTCCGCCTGGGGCGCGACTGGGGCGCGGCCAGGTGTGGATCGCGCTGGACGACGCCTGGCGCGACACGCTGGAGCGGACGCTGGTAGCGCTGAACGAGGCGTTCGCGGCGCTGCCACTGCAGGGCGACCGCGAAGCGCCTCGTGCCGTCCGTGCGCCTACGGCGAAGCGTGGCCCAGGGAGCGCATAAGCGCCTGGAGATCGGCCACCGTGGGGTCTATGAGGTGCGGCTTGCCCGTCGCCTTGATGGCGCTGCCCACATCCTTCAGCCCGTTGCCGGTTACCAGGACCACGATTCGCTCGTCGGGGTTGATGCGCCCCTCTCGTAGCATCTTCCGCAGGCCCGCGAAGGCTGCTACGCCGGCAGGTTCGCCGAAGACCGCCGCGCTCCTCGCCAGGACGCGCATGGCGTCCAAGATTTCCTCATCGCTGACGGTGATGTACTCGCCGCCCGTCTCGCGCACGGCCCGCAGCGCCTTGATGCGGTCGCGCGGAATCCCCACCGAGATGCTATCGGCCAGGGTAGTGGGAACGATAGGCGTGATCTCCTCGGTGCCAGCCTTCCATGCGTGGTACAGCACCGCCGAACCTTCGGCCTGAACGCCCATCAGTTTGGGCAGGTGGTCAATCCAGCCCAGGGCGAGCAGGTCCCGCAGGCCCTTCCAGAGGCCGCCGATGATGCACCCATCGCCCACCGAGACGAAGATGCGGTCGGGCGCATCCCAGCCCAATTGCTCGCAGATTTCCAAACTGGCGGTCTTCTTCCCCTCCGACAGGTAGGGGTTATAGGCCGTGTTGCGGCTGTACCAGCCGTAGCGCGCCGACGCCTCCAGGCACAGGTCAAACGCCTGATCGTAGGTGCCGCGCACCATGATGACATTGGCGCCGAAGATGAGGAGTTGGGCGATTTTGGCCTGGGGCGCGGTCTCGGGCACAAAGATGTAGGTGGTCATGCCAACGCTGGCAG
It encodes the following:
- the mfd gene encoding transcription-repair coupling factor, with translation MNLSGLLPLLQRQPTFRDFLDRAAVRAAPDTVIYAGLTSAARAFFVAALHQAAGRPVLLVSPRSDRARALAEQLRVYLGGAAVRVFAEPDPLPYERVPWAMETIRERLAALESLVEPPSLALRQGREAAPILVASVRALQSTTIPPREFRAHDRILRKGQRISPTALAQFLVEAGYEPALVVDTPGTFGVRGGIVDVFPPHAAYPARLEFWGDEIDSLRLYDPATQRSLERVEHVRVIPASEVLPGPARLAPSRLAWDFSNCHGAALEEIQGELARLAEGARFRGIEFYLPFAYSAPASVLHYLPPDALVIAEDWQEVEVSAAEGEEQAEALREQLEAGGDLPGGVARPYFGWQEIRALADGFVRVGLGWPQGDADEPQGVGALFGPTTHYGGQLRTALDGVAQAAKDGCRVVVVSRQAHRLAALLEPYGLDAALRDDVPTPPESAVTLVQGVLEGGWALRSSPDGPAEALLLTDTELFGWAKPEPRRPRPRRAPSPEAFFADVKPGDYVVHVEQGIGIFRGLVRLTVDGAEREYLQVDFQGADKLYVPIDQADRLSRYVGATDRPPPLSRLGTADWTLVKARAKRAVTSIAKELLELYSARQVVGGHAFSSDTPWQADLEAAFPYVETEDQLNAVRAVKADMERPYPMDRLICGDVGYGKTEVALRAAFKAVMDGKQVAVLVPTTVLAQQHYETFRERMKPFPVEVEMLSRFRSKREQQQVIQRLATGRVDIVIGTHRLLQKDVQFKDLGLLIVDEEQRFGVAHKEWLKQKRREVDVLTLTATPIPRTLYMSLTGARDMSTIDTPPEDRLPIKTYVGEYDEALIRRAILRELNRGGQVYFVHNRVQGIRQVAQRVARLVPEATVGVGHGQMPEADLERVMLDFAAGKLDVLVCTSIIESGLDIPNANTIIINRADQFGLAQLYQLRGRVGRSTQRAYAYLLYPRHQPLSGIARKRLDTIMEASELGAGFRIAMRDLEIRGAGELLGARQHGHISAVGFDLYCRLLAQAVRELKGESPPRVLDETALYVRPLQSATQLNLPLAAYLPESYIPDEAMRLQLYRRFAGAGPLEDLDRLAQEMEDRFGSMPPEACNLLYLMRVKALATRCDVRAIGQEAEQIVVRAGWLYEAPEAELRQRLPPGARLGRGQVWIALDDAWRDTLERTLVALNEAFAALPLQGDREAPRAVRAPTAKRGPGSA
- a CDS encoding threonine synthase — encoded protein: MDEHPYVCPRHGNEGILDVVYDYAYIRKRFSRESLAQDPTPSIWRYLPLLPVADPAAIPPLPVGWTPLYPAVRLREQLGLRNLWIKDDGRNPTASFKDRASAVGVARARELGRPIMTAASTGNAASSLAGIAASVGMTTYIFVPETAPQAKIAQLLIFGANVIMVRGTYDQAFDLCLEASARYGWYSRNTAYNPYLSEGKKTASLEICEQLGWDAPDRIFVSVGDGCIIGGLWKGLRDLLALGWIDHLPKLMGVQAEGSAVLYHAWKAGTEEITPIVPTTLADSISVGIPRDRIKALRAVRETGGEYITVSDEEILDAMRVLARSAAVFGEPAGVAAFAGLRKMLREGRINPDERIVVLVTGNGLKDVGSAIKATGKPHLIDPTVADLQALMRSLGHASP